The genomic DNA TGGCCCGACGGGGGCACCCAGATCCAGAACGACAGCCTCATCTCCTCCGTCCAGTGGTCGCCGGACCAGATGCCGGACTTCGACAGGACGCCCGGCGGTGACTACACCGGCTGGGCGGTCGGGTTCTTCCTCGCCACGCAGGAAGACGTCCCCGAGAGCGCTGTCTCGGCGATCCTGAACACGACGAACGAGAACCTGGACGCACTGAAGGAAGCCAACAGCGCGTTCTCCTTCCACGAGAACATGGAGTACTGGACCAAGTCGTTCTACCCCGACGGCGACATCCACCCCGCCGCGGAGGCGTTCTACCAGGAGAACGGCGGACTGTAACTGATTACGGCCGCTCCGTTTCGGGCGTAATCGGCCTCGACGAGGCCCCCTGCTCGTTTCGGTGTCGTGGCCGGACGGCCCGGCTCCGAGAGATCGACCGAGCGACGCCGACACCGGCAGTGACACGGCTCCGTGGCGGGTCGGTTCCCGCGTCCGCCTGAGCACAAGTTTTAATCCCTCCGCAAGGAAGGAGTGAGTACATCTCATGATTAGTGACTCAGGTATCAGAGAGAGATTCGATTTGGACTCGCTTGGCAACGCGGTCATGTACCTCGTCAGCATCTACCTCGTCGGCCTGCTGCTCTGGTACGCCTTCACGCTCGGGATCAACCGGACCAGATATCTCAATCTCTTCCTCGGGCCCGGACTGTTCCTGTTCTACATCAGCCAGTTCCGGAGCGCCGACGTTTCCCTCACGGGGGATGGGGGAGTGATGCAACAGGTCTCGGCACGGCTTCCCGGTACGAACCTGGTCAGGAAACTCATCGTCTACTCCTATCCGCTCCTTGGGCTCCTTTCGATCGCGTTCTCGGTGTACGTCGAGCTCAACTTCACTCGGATCCAGACGCGGGTCCCCCTCGCCGGCATGTCGACGGCCGACCTCTACGTTGGCATCCTCATCATCCTGCTCACCCTCCACGCGACGAAGGCCGCCTTCGGATGGATCATCTCGATGTTCACCGTGACCGCGGTCGCGTACGGCTTCCTCGGACCGTGGATGCCCGGAATCTTCCGGCACTCGGGGATGGACATCAGCCAGGTCGTGTTCCTCAACACGATGAGCCTCAACGGTGCGTACGGGTTCATCCCACGGGTCGGGACGACGTGGGTCGCGATCTTCATCGTCTTCGCGGGGATGGCCAAATCGCTCGGCCTGCTGGACTACGTCATGGATATCGGGGAGGAGATGGGCTCGAAGGTCCGCACCGGGATCACCCACGTCGCGGTGGTCTCGAGTTTCATCGTCGGGTCGATGACCGGGGCTGCCGCAGCCAACACCGCGACGACCGGGACCTTCACCATCCGACTCATGAAGAATCAGGGCGTCAAGGACCAGTACGCTGCTGCGATCGAGAGTGTCGCCTCCTCCGGGTCGCAGATCCTGCCGCCCGTGATGGGCATCGCCGCGTTCCTGATGGCACAGATCATCGGGGTCCCCTATCTGGAGGTCATCCGAGCGGCCATCCTTCCCGCGCTCCTGTTCTTCCTGTCGGTCGCGATCATCATCCACCTGTTGATACTCCGACACGACTGGACCATCGAGGTGTCGGAGGAACCGATCGACTACGATGTGTTCAAGCGGGGCTTCCACTTCATCATCCCCATCGGCGTGTTGCTGTTCACGCTCGTCGTGATCCGGATGACCCCGCTGGGTGCTGGCCTGTACACGATCCTGTCGCTGCTCGTCGTGCAGTTCCTCTGGACGGTCTACGACGACGGCATCAAGGTCGATACGTTCATCGACCTGGCAGCCTCGTATCTCGAGGGGATCAAGGAGGGAGCGCTGGAGATGGTGCCACTGCTCGGCGTCCTGGGTGCCCTCGGTATCGTCGTTCAGATGATCACGCAGACCGGGCTCTCCGGAAAGATCAGTGCCCGGATGCTCGGGCTGGCTGGCGGGGTGTTCCTGCTCCTGCTCGTGTTCGCGATGCTCACGAGCCTCCTGTTCGGCCTCGGGATGCCGACGCCGGCCGCCTACATCCTGGTCGTGTTCCTCGTCGCACCGTCACTGGTCGAGTTCGGCGTCCAGCAACTCACCGGACACCTGTTCGTGTTCTACTTCGCGATGCTCTCGGCAATCACGCCGCCCGTCGCCCTCTGTTGTGCGATCGCCTCTCGGATCGCGGACTGTAGTTTCATGGGCACCTGCAAGCAGGCCCTCCGGATCGGCGCCCCCGCCTTCGTGCTGCCGTTCGTGTTCGTCTTCAACGACTCCCTGATCTTCTGGACGATCCCCCGGACCCCCGTCGTGTTCCTGGCGGCCGTCTTCGGATTCGCGCTGCTCGCCATCGGGATGGCGGGCCACAACTCCGTGAAGCGGATCTCACTGGTTCCGAGGGTACTGTACATCGCGCTCGGGATGGGCATCCTCCTCGGTCCGGACATGGTGATGCTGGGTGCGGGCGTGGCCGCGATCGTCCTCCTGATCGGTGACCTGGTCGGCGTCACGAAGGTCCAGGGGATACTGAGCAGATAGTGGTCCAGGGCTAACACCTTCCGTCCCCTTGCGGGGAGATTCGCAGGCCACTCGAAATCTATTTGGTGCCATGCCCTGACACGGTTCGTATGAGTGGAGAGCTCACAGCCGAGCAGCAGATGCTGGTGGACATCGCACACGACATCACCGAGGACTTCGGTGAGTCGTACTTCCGCGAGAAACGGCTCGAGGACGAGGAGCCGCTCGAGTACATCGACGCACTCGCGGACGCGGGCTTCTTCGGGATCCCCATCCCGACCGAGTACGGTGGCGAGGGGATGGGCATCGAGGAGCTGGTCTACGCGATCGAGGCCCTCTCGGAAGCCGGCGGCTGGATCATCGGGAGCCGGTTCACGCTCAACACCGTCTTCGGCGGCATCGTGCTCTCGAAGTACGGAACCGAGGAGCAGAAGGAGGACCACCTGTCGGCGCTGGCGAGCGGCGAGCGGAGCTGGGCACTGGGCGTAACCGAGCAGAAGGCCGGTTCGAACATGCTCAACACGCAGACGTTCGCCGAGCGGGACGGCGACGAGTTCGTCATCAACGGCGAGAAGATCTTCAACTCCGGACTCGACCACGCCGAGGGGTACACCTTCCTCGCCCGGACGAAGAAACCCGAGGAGGCAGACAGTCGAACGGACGGCCTCACGGTGTTCCTGGTCGACCCGGACGCGGACGGGATCGAGTACGAGCCCGTCGGACTCGACATCTACTGGCCGGCCGGTGAGCGGACGTTCACCGTCCACATCGACGACCTGCGGGTCCACGAATCACAGGTCATCGGGGAGGTGCACGGCGGAATCCAGCCCATCTTCGACGTGCTCAATCCGGAGCGTATCAGCGTCGCTGCCGAGCACATCGGACGGGGACGCTGGGTGCTGGACCAGGCAGTCCAGCGGGCGAAGGACCGGGAGGTCTGGGGCGAGCCCATCGGGGCCCACCAGTCTATCCAGCACCCGCTAGCGAAGTCCTACGCGAACCTCGAGACGGCGATGACGATGACGACGCGGGCCGCCCGCGCCTTCGACAACGGCTACGACAACGTCGGCGAACTATCCAACATCGCCCACTACAAGGCCGGCGAGGCCGGCTTCGAGGCTGCCGACAGCGCACTCGAAACGTTCGGTGGAGCGAGTGCGACGGAGGACTACGGGATCGCTGCGGTCTGGAGCTACGCTCGCCACCAGCAGATCGCCCCCGTGACCGATCAGATGAAGCTGAACTACATCGCGAACAACGTCCTCGGACTGCCTCGGTCGTACGGAACCTGAGACCGCGAACCAGGGAGGAACGCGCGGTCGCGCGAGTCAGAGATCGAGGATCTCCCGAGCCTCGTCCGGCGTCGCCACGGGGCGGTTGAGTTCGTCGGCGATCCTCGCGGCACGGCGGACGAACTGGGCGTTGCTCTCCACCGGTTCCCCCCTGTCGTAGAAGACGTTGTCCTCCATCCCGACGCGAACGTGCCCCCCCATCGACATGGCCATCGTGGTCAGCGGGAGCTGGTGCCGGCCGACAGCCAGACACTGCCACTCCGCCTCGTCCGGCAGGTTGTCCACCGTGTTGACCAGATTCCGTGGCTTCGCCGGGATACCGTTCTGCATGCCGAAGACGAGTGAACACCAGTACGGCTCGGCGAGGAGCCCTTCCTCGATCAGGTGGTTCATCTCGGGGATGTTCCCGTTGTTGAAGATCTCCAGCTCGGGCCTGATACCGTGGTCGAGCATCCTCTCGGCGTACAGTTCGTTCTGCTCTCGCGTGTTGAGGGCGTAGGTGTCGTAGCCGAAGTTGAGCGGGCCGAGGTCGATCGTCGCGAGGTCCGGCTGGGGCTCGACCTCCAGCGCGGGACGGAGCCGGTGTTCGCCGAGTTCGAACCCGCCGGTGGTGAAGTTGACGAGGATATCGTCGCAGTGGTTGTCGATCAGGTCACGGATCTCTTGGAACTTCTCGACGGAGGTCGTCGGCTCGCCATCCTCGTCCCGGGCGTGGATATGCGCTATCGACGCCCCGGCCTCCTCACAGGCGGCGAGATCGGTCGCGATCTCCTCGGGTTGCTCCGGGAGGTTCGGGTTGGCTTCCTTCCCCTGCGCACCGCCCGTCAGCGCGACACTGAGGATGACCGGCTTCTCGAAGTAGTCGCTGTACCCGTTGTACGGCATGGGTAGATGGTACATATGCAGCAGTATCAGTATTTCCATCAGATGTCTGTCGTATCCATCACGGAGTCAGTGGCTCGCCGGGAGGCAGGCACCAGCACTCACCGTGGATGTGGGAAAACGGTAGGATCTCTCGCGTGGCCGGCACTCAGGAACCGCTCGACTCTGCGGGGCTGTTCTTGATGAGCTGGCCGTCGTCCCGTGCCTCCTTGAGTTCGTCCGAGAGCCGCTCGGGCCGCCACATCTTCTCCGTGGAGTTGATCATCTCGAGTTCCACGTCCTGGACGCACTCGATCTCCAGTATCTCCCGTTCTGCGTCCTTCATGATCTGGCCCATGTACAGACACATCGGCGACGTCGGGAGCAGGCGGACCGACACCGACTCGTCATCGACCGACACCTCCTCGACCAGTCCGAGTTCGACGATACTGACCGGACTCGCAGTATTGCAACTGCACGGGTCGAGGACGTTGT from Haloglomus litoreum includes the following:
- a CDS encoding acyl-CoA dehydrogenase family protein, which codes for MSGELTAEQQMLVDIAHDITEDFGESYFREKRLEDEEPLEYIDALADAGFFGIPIPTEYGGEGMGIEELVYAIEALSEAGGWIIGSRFTLNTVFGGIVLSKYGTEEQKEDHLSALASGERSWALGVTEQKAGSNMLNTQTFAERDGDEFVINGEKIFNSGLDHAEGYTFLARTKKPEEADSRTDGLTVFLVDPDADGIEYEPVGLDIYWPAGERTFTVHIDDLRVHESQVIGEVHGGIQPIFDVLNPERISVAAEHIGRGRWVLDQAVQRAKDREVWGEPIGAHQSIQHPLAKSYANLETAMTMTTRAARAFDNGYDNVGELSNIAHYKAGEAGFEAADSALETFGGASATEDYGIAAVWSYARHQQIAPVTDQMKLNYIANNVLGLPRSYGT
- a CDS encoding TRAP transporter permease translates to MISDSGIRERFDLDSLGNAVMYLVSIYLVGLLLWYAFTLGINRTRYLNLFLGPGLFLFYISQFRSADVSLTGDGGVMQQVSARLPGTNLVRKLIVYSYPLLGLLSIAFSVYVELNFTRIQTRVPLAGMSTADLYVGILIILLTLHATKAAFGWIISMFTVTAVAYGFLGPWMPGIFRHSGMDISQVVFLNTMSLNGAYGFIPRVGTTWVAIFIVFAGMAKSLGLLDYVMDIGEEMGSKVRTGITHVAVVSSFIVGSMTGAAAANTATTGTFTIRLMKNQGVKDQYAAAIESVASSGSQILPPVMGIAAFLMAQIIGVPYLEVIRAAILPALLFFLSVAIIIHLLILRHDWTIEVSEEPIDYDVFKRGFHFIIPIGVLLFTLVVIRMTPLGAGLYTILSLLVVQFLWTVYDDGIKVDTFIDLAASYLEGIKEGALEMVPLLGVLGALGIVVQMITQTGLSGKISARMLGLAGGVFLLLLVFAMLTSLLFGLGMPTPAAYILVVFLVAPSLVEFGVQQLTGHLFVFYFAMLSAITPPVALCCAIASRIADCSFMGTCKQALRIGAPAFVLPFVFVFNDSLIFWTIPRTPVVFLAAVFGFALLAIGMAGHNSVKRISLVPRVLYIALGMGILLGPDMVMLGAGVAAIVLLIGDLVGVTKVQGILSR
- a CDS encoding 3-keto-5-aminohexanoate cleavage protein, coding for MPYNGYSDYFEKPVILSVALTGGAQGKEANPNLPEQPEEIATDLAACEEAGASIAHIHARDEDGEPTTSVEKFQEIRDLIDNHCDDILVNFTTGGFELGEHRLRPALEVEPQPDLATIDLGPLNFGYDTYALNTREQNELYAERMLDHGIRPELEIFNNGNIPEMNHLIEEGLLAEPYWCSLVFGMQNGIPAKPRNLVNTVDNLPDEAEWQCLAVGRHQLPLTTMAMSMGGHVRVGMEDNVFYDRGEPVESNAQFVRRAARIADELNRPVATPDEAREILDL
- a CDS encoding metal-sulfur cluster assembly factor → MSVEGRSTQDRVVQRLDNVLDPCSCNTASPVSIVELGLVEEVSVDDESVSVRLLPTSPMCLYMGQIMKDAEREILEIECVQDVELEMINSTEKMWRPERLSDELKEARDDGQLIKNSPAESSGS